One segment of Bernardetia sp. DNA contains the following:
- a CDS encoding STAS/SEC14 domain-containing protein, whose protein sequence is MMPFYESPDKSITSYVNNKEEYILIKMEGDINEEEYKEVFLLLLDKEKTHGYTRVLFNQENVGEVSSKSRAWLVLKFMPMLQKQLGENFKVAVIKSSTTFQRIAAQVLLKSLMAINNKFKIAYFEERVTAKEWLLSAKK, encoded by the coding sequence ATGATGCCTTTTTATGAAAGCCCAGATAAGTCTATTACTTCTTATGTGAACAACAAGGAGGAATATATTCTTATCAAAATGGAGGGAGATATAAATGAAGAAGAGTATAAAGAAGTATTTCTACTTCTTTTAGATAAAGAAAAAACACACGGCTACACTAGAGTTCTTTTCAATCAAGAAAATGTAGGAGAAGTTTCTTCTAAATCAAGGGCTTGGCTCGTTTTGAAATTTATGCCTATGCTTCAAAAACAGCTTGGCGAAAACTTTAAAGTCGCAGTAATAAAATCTAGCACTACCTTTCAGCGTATTGCAGCTCAAGTACTTTTAAAATCATTGATGGCAATCAATAACAAATTCAAAATTGCTTATTTTGAAGAGCGAGTAACAGCAAAAGAATGGTTATTATCTGCTAAAAAGTAA
- a CDS encoding PP2C family protein-serine/threonine phosphatase — MIKLIKKILNWGINTEQTPLEQRRIRLLNIACWLGIISNLAYTIFFLILADYLPVATNLIAIFILFGLLKLNKKGKYHIARLGFCLDIPIYFVVMALGLGKEIGIELYFIVTAIMPILFFDRWKVIIPFFIMNLLLFISVKLGYDYVEPYFYPKTNYFLEVRLSNRINIFILLFIIIGSFKEELVAYQKSIEEQGRILKENNEEIRSQNLVIEEKSKTLEQTYNHIRDSITYAQRIQNALLGSPSNIKNYFQESFLFFQPKDIVSGDFYWFYQDEENNVSVLVVADCTGHGVPGAFMTIMGSNFLDEIIREQKNYDPSKILYQLDHKITTSLKQINSKVNDGMDVGVLVFKRNDYKVQFAGAKNPLWVVRDSEMLQYKGSKFPIGSSQYKTAKEFETQTISVIKGDMLYLFSDGFQDQFGGKKNTKYLKKRFREQLLLLASEDIPTQHQKLEHEINTWKNTMPQTDDICVAGIRVV; from the coding sequence ATGATAAAACTCATCAAGAAAATATTGAACTGGGGAATAAATACAGAGCAAACCCCTTTGGAACAGAGGCGTATTCGTTTGCTAAATATTGCCTGTTGGTTGGGTATTATATCAAATCTTGCTTACACTATTTTTTTTCTAATTCTAGCAGATTATCTCCCTGTTGCAACAAATCTGATAGCTATTTTTATTCTGTTTGGGCTATTAAAACTCAATAAAAAAGGCAAATACCATATTGCTAGGTTGGGCTTCTGCTTAGATATTCCTATCTACTTTGTTGTAATGGCATTAGGTTTAGGAAAAGAAATTGGAATAGAGCTATATTTTATTGTTACTGCTATTATGCCCATTTTATTTTTTGATAGGTGGAAAGTTATTATTCCATTTTTTATAATGAATTTGCTGCTTTTTATCAGTGTAAAGTTGGGTTACGATTATGTAGAGCCTTATTTTTATCCAAAGACAAACTATTTTTTAGAAGTGCGTCTAAGTAACCGTATCAATATTTTTATTTTGCTTTTTATCATAATTGGTAGCTTTAAAGAAGAATTAGTTGCTTACCAAAAGAGCATAGAAGAACAAGGAAGAATTTTGAAAGAAAATAATGAAGAAATAAGGTCTCAAAATCTAGTCATTGAAGAAAAAAGCAAAACCTTAGAACAGACCTACAATCATATTAGAGACAGTATTACGTACGCCCAACGTATTCAAAATGCACTTTTGGGAAGCCCAAGCAATATCAAAAACTATTTTCAAGAATCCTTCTTATTTTTTCAGCCTAAAGATATTGTGAGTGGTGATTTTTATTGGTTTTATCAAGATGAAGAAAATAACGTTTCTGTTTTGGTAGTGGCAGACTGTACTGGACACGGCGTTCCAGGAGCATTTATGACTATTATGGGTTCAAATTTTTTAGATGAAATTATCAGAGAACAAAAAAACTACGACCCTTCAAAAATTTTATATCAATTAGACCATAAAATTACAACTTCGCTCAAACAAATCAACTCAAAAGTAAATGACGGAATGGATGTAGGTGTATTGGTTTTTAAAAGAAATGACTACAAAGTACAGTTTGCAGGAGCTAAAAATCCACTTTGGGTAGTGCGTGATAGTGAAATGCTGCAATACAAAGGTTCAAAGTTTCCGATAGGTAGTAGCCAATACAAAACTGCTAAAGAATTTGAAACACAAACGATTTCTGTAATTAAGGGAGATATGCTTTATCTTTTTTCAGATGGATTTCAAGACCAATTTGGAGGAAAAAAGAATACGAAGTACCTCAAAAAACGTTTTCGTGAACAATTATTGCTTCTTGCTTCAGAAGACATACCAACTCAACATCAAAAATTAGAACACGAAATAAATACTTGGAAAAATACTATGCCACAAACAGATGATATTTGTGTAGCTGGAATTAGAGTCGTATAA
- a CDS encoding toll/interleukin-1 receptor domain-containing protein yields MTKDAFISYGRKESLGFVGRIYQSLKLKGYEIWFDKVNIPDGDDYSKRISHGIESAHNFILILAPRCLTSAYCLIELEYARKLGKRVIPVDQNVIFDTKDAPLSYEERSVLVQFYEANGMEVLPIFSKKDVLNRSHQLLGKTDWVHARQNLSEDDINQLYNWQLSYENTWSKHDDVEFIKQNTIPIFGKDIDSFEDGFERIIKVIENQKEYVHLHTELLQKALFWQNNRRQTNLLLVGKERQEAQNWLTQVFVAPNQPPCVPSVLHSEFITESKKNADNLMSEVFLCFAKQEQKETEKIRKGLIKAGVTVVLPSNSIQREIEKGFDTSDYVNDIKEQIAHADNFVFVLSPSSVQNSDCLRELRFALTFHKRIIVVLAKKVQTNTLPEALRALSSSYIDLTDNRLEDNFTENLDFEKDLNELLCILEDDYDYYRNHKRYLAQALKWEEQHQNDAILLRGHNLDKAQTWLHQGKTQGNNTTNSKLNTPTKLHEKFIEESIAKIGTLSNEVFISYSRTDGDFARWLNEELQLNGRTTWFDQECIPAGSDFGEEIRNGIETSDNFLFIISPASISSPYCKDEVLHALEMGKRIILVRLQAVEEMPNYFPSHIQWIDFSKNNLQSDNGQQFRELLRALNIDREHTKKHSRYQQKALEWNKYEKNYAFLLRGNELAIAENWLEECKKHNKIPTPTSIQKEFISESIKSVNAQKRKQEKTILRLRVFLALAVIALLAACGLGLWVHSLNLKNKAQLKALATAQDSLIRTNEKEKLLKFQNYFQAANYQKNSTNYEEALKNYRIALDFADSAQTATVGKEIKNIETMIPKKEMFFELIEKGEIAFKQKKFLDAYTYYQKADSIGYNPTFIKTHLEVLDEYVKLEINKMKNQTVYLLERNKEKQAYENVVKALLLAPNDTSLLALEKRVMRQMLGKENN; encoded by the coding sequence ATGACAAAAGATGCCTTTATTTCGTATGGGAGAAAAGAAAGTCTAGGCTTTGTGGGTCGGATTTATCAATCTTTAAAACTAAAAGGTTATGAAATTTGGTTCGATAAAGTCAATATTCCAGATGGCGACGATTATTCCAAACGTATTTCTCATGGCATTGAGTCGGCTCATAATTTTATACTTATTCTTGCTCCTCGTTGTCTTACTTCTGCTTACTGCCTTATAGAATTGGAATATGCCAGAAAACTAGGAAAGCGAGTAATTCCTGTCGACCAAAATGTTATTTTTGATACAAAAGATGCTCCTTTGTCTTACGAAGAGCGAAGTGTTTTGGTGCAGTTTTACGAGGCTAATGGAATGGAAGTCTTGCCTATTTTTAGTAAAAAAGACGTCTTGAACCGTTCGCATCAACTTCTAGGAAAAACAGACTGGGTACATGCTCGTCAAAACCTTTCGGAAGATGACATCAACCAACTCTACAACTGGCAACTTAGCTATGAAAATACGTGGAGCAAGCACGATGATGTAGAATTTATCAAACAGAATACTATTCCTATTTTTGGAAAAGATATAGATAGTTTTGAAGACGGATTTGAAAGAATTATAAAAGTAATAGAGAACCAAAAGGAGTATGTTCATTTACATACTGAACTATTGCAAAAAGCTCTTTTTTGGCAAAATAATCGACGACAAACCAATCTTTTGTTGGTAGGAAAAGAAAGACAAGAAGCTCAAAATTGGCTTACTCAAGTTTTTGTTGCGCCTAATCAGCCTCCTTGTGTGCCTTCAGTATTGCATAGTGAGTTTATAACTGAGTCTAAGAAAAACGCTGATAACTTGATGTCAGAAGTTTTCTTGTGTTTTGCAAAACAAGAACAAAAAGAAACTGAAAAAATTCGGAAAGGCTTGATAAAAGCTGGAGTTACAGTTGTGCTTCCCAGTAACTCCATACAAAGAGAGATAGAAAAAGGATTTGATACTTCTGATTATGTGAATGATATAAAAGAACAAATTGCACACGCCGATAATTTTGTCTTTGTGCTTTCGCCTTCTTCCGTTCAAAATTCAGATTGCCTTAGAGAACTTCGCTTTGCTCTCACATTTCATAAGCGAATTATTGTTGTTTTGGCAAAAAAAGTGCAGACAAACACTCTTCCAGAAGCCTTACGTGCGCTGTCCTCTTCCTACATTGACCTAACTGATAATAGATTAGAAGATAATTTTACAGAAAACCTAGATTTTGAAAAAGATTTGAATGAGCTTCTCTGTATTCTTGAAGACGATTATGATTATTACAGAAATCATAAACGCTATCTTGCACAAGCTCTAAAATGGGAAGAACAACATCAAAATGATGCAATTTTACTTCGTGGACACAATTTAGATAAGGCACAAACGTGGCTTCATCAAGGAAAAACGCAAGGAAACAATACTACTAATTCTAAACTTAATACTCCAACAAAGCTACACGAGAAATTCATTGAGGAGAGTATTGCCAAAATAGGAACGCTTAGTAACGAAGTTTTTATTTCGTACTCTCGTACTGATGGCGACTTTGCCCGTTGGCTCAATGAAGAACTTCAACTCAATGGCAGAACAACGTGGTTTGACCAAGAATGTATTCCTGCAGGTTCAGACTTCGGAGAAGAAATTAGAAATGGCATCGAAACGTCAGATAATTTTTTATTTATTATTTCTCCAGCTTCGATTTCCTCACCCTATTGTAAAGATGAAGTTTTACACGCTTTGGAAATGGGAAAACGAATTATCTTGGTTCGTTTGCAAGCCGTTGAAGAAATGCCAAATTATTTCCCTAGTCATATTCAATGGATAGATTTTTCTAAAAATAATTTACAAAGCGATAATGGACAGCAATTTAGAGAGCTTCTAAGAGCCTTAAATATTGATAGAGAGCACACCAAAAAGCATTCAAGATATCAACAGAAAGCCTTAGAGTGGAACAAATATGAAAAAAACTACGCTTTTCTGTTACGAGGAAACGAACTTGCTATTGCTGAAAACTGGCTAGAAGAGTGTAAAAAGCATAATAAAATTCCTACACCTACCTCTATTCAAAAAGAGTTTATTTCAGAGAGTATAAAATCTGTAAACGCCCAAAAAAGAAAACAAGAAAAAACTATCCTAAGATTACGTGTCTTTTTGGCTTTAGCTGTAATAGCTCTTTTGGCTGCCTGTGGATTAGGGTTGTGGGTACATTCACTAAATTTAAAAAATAAAGCACAACTCAAAGCCTTAGCCACAGCCCAAGACTCCTTGATTAGGACAAATGAAAAGGAAAAACTGCTCAAGTTTCAAAACTACTTTCAAGCAGCTAATTATCAAAAAAATTCTACCAATTACGAAGAGGCTCTAAAAAACTATAGAATAGCCTTAGACTTTGCTGATTCTGCTCAAACTGCTACTGTCGGAAAAGAAATTAAGAATATAGAAACTATGATTCCGAAGAAAGAAATGTTTTTCGAATTGATAGAAAAAGGAGAAATAGCCTTCAAACAAAAGAAATTTTTAGATGCCTATACCTACTACCAAAAAGCTGATTCGATTGGCTATAATCCTACATTCATCAAGACACATTTGGAAGTTTTGGATGAATATGTAAAATTAGAAATCAATAAAATGAAAAATCAAACCGTTTATCTTTTAGAAAGAAACAAAGAAAAACAGGCGTATGAAAATGTCGTAAAAGCCCTTCTGCTTGCTCCCAATGATACTTCTCTCTTAGCTCTTGAAAAACGAGTAATGCGACAAATGCTAGGAAAAGAGAACAACTAA
- a CDS encoding M43 family zinc metalloprotease, translating to MIKNNFLFVVCFIFILHFSLSSESSAQRTCETTETEHFLKNKDHIAGSEAFENKIKQVRANIAEQKRREQELQKKGIIAKTNQTESTYKIPVIVHVIHNGEAIGEGTNISAEQIYGQIEVLNEDFNFRNPDRDETLDIFKDVADNPSIEFVMATVDPEGRPLDEVGIHRAKGCLTTWSQASFNTYVKPNTVWNPNLYFNIWVANYTKLGYAQFPVFSDLDGIKDENGAANTDGIVVRYKSFGSIKKTPNIPQLIEGAPFNEGRTTTHEVGHFFGLMHTWGDENLSCASDDFCEDTPNTKVRQSGCNLNEEACVEGEIIMSQNFMDYTDDRCMTLFTKDQVERMHAVLDISPRRGTLLDSDVAEPLGKNVFAIFETSKNRVIKGGNIMFDNQSLATGGATIQGYEWTFDGGTPTTSIEKSPTITYNQTGKYWVTLKVIGDEVSDKYKVVQIEVIDDNIVALNQTSLNFEDRNFEREGWSFERSDITNWRISSNGAYGTSNFSVYAPNATFRACETELSFISPFINIPSNRTVEISFDVAYGFDEDKLPDSLEISYSTDAGDKFKTLWKKGGYDIRTAVNQKNTFTPSSSQWKSYKLYLEVEGDSRFIQFKFQNIGANNNNLYLDNLQIRQATDLQAPVVDFDISYPLLLLSETGYLYSQSEFGVDFTWTVAGNTNLQTTGISPQINFTQEGLYDVTLQVSNTIATKERTESDAIKVVEGSRVTNISPKNVIDEEINGKALAGHDEQATIHKAEFFNGLGVGRKLYAVDIFFADADISNPNETFDVVLWSVDNDGKPSEELYRQNVSYSLIEKDIFERKQFTRVVLDEPQSIPNQIFAGVALEYESGNTFSIFTEKKQEGKGWEQKSNNDWLAYSTSRGQNYSNAISIVVSPEGVLGTDNNLDDQIKLYPNPNNGNFQLETQNIGIESVEVYNSIGQRVYQKAIPNAFLSTFEIQLHRPSNGMYLVKIQTHKGVITRKIIIQN from the coding sequence ATGATAAAAAATAATTTCTTATTTGTTGTTTGTTTTATTTTTATTTTACATTTTTCGCTAAGTTCTGAAAGCTCTGCACAACGTACTTGTGAAACTACTGAAACAGAACACTTTTTAAAAAACAAAGACCATATTGCAGGAAGTGAAGCCTTTGAAAATAAAATAAAACAAGTTAGAGCAAATATAGCAGAGCAAAAAAGAAGAGAACAAGAGCTTCAAAAGAAAGGAATAATTGCCAAAACCAATCAAACAGAATCTACTTACAAAATTCCTGTTATTGTTCATGTCATTCATAATGGCGAAGCTATTGGAGAGGGTACAAATATTTCTGCTGAGCAGATTTATGGTCAAATAGAAGTTTTGAATGAAGATTTTAACTTTAGAAACCCAGATAGAGATGAAACATTAGATATTTTTAAAGATGTGGCTGACAACCCAAGTATTGAATTTGTAATGGCTACTGTCGACCCAGAGGGCAGACCTTTGGATGAAGTAGGAATTCATCGTGCTAAAGGCTGTCTAACAACTTGGAGTCAAGCTTCATTTAATACATATGTAAAACCAAATACTGTGTGGAACCCTAATCTATATTTTAATATTTGGGTGGCCAACTATACAAAACTTGGGTATGCACAATTTCCTGTCTTCTCTGATTTGGATGGAATAAAAGATGAAAATGGAGCAGCCAACACAGACGGGATTGTAGTTAGGTACAAAAGTTTTGGTTCGATAAAAAAAACACCTAATATCCCCCAACTTATAGAGGGTGCGCCTTTCAACGAGGGACGCACAACTACACATGAAGTAGGTCATTTTTTTGGACTGATGCATACTTGGGGAGATGAAAATTTAAGTTGTGCAAGTGATGATTTTTGTGAAGATACTCCCAATACCAAAGTACGTCAAAGTGGATGCAATCTCAACGAAGAAGCTTGTGTGGAAGGAGAAATAATAATGTCTCAAAATTTTATGGATTATACTGATGACCGTTGCATGACTTTATTTACAAAAGACCAAGTAGAGCGTATGCATGCCGTTTTAGATATTTCTCCTCGTAGAGGAACACTATTAGATTCTGATGTAGCTGAACCTCTTGGAAAGAATGTTTTTGCTATTTTTGAAACATCAAAAAATAGAGTTATTAAAGGAGGTAACATAATGTTTGATAATCAATCATTAGCTACTGGGGGGGCTACTATTCAAGGATATGAATGGACATTTGATGGTGGCACTCCCACAACTTCTATAGAAAAAAGCCCAACTATTACTTACAACCAAACAGGAAAATATTGGGTAACTCTCAAAGTCATAGGTGATGAAGTAAGTGATAAGTATAAAGTTGTTCAAATAGAAGTAATTGACGATAATATTGTTGCACTAAACCAAACATCTCTAAACTTTGAAGACAGAAATTTTGAAAGAGAAGGTTGGAGCTTTGAAAGGTCTGATATTACGAATTGGAGAATTTCTTCTAATGGAGCTTATGGAACTAGCAACTTTTCTGTATATGCTCCTAACGCAACCTTCCGTGCTTGTGAAACTGAACTGTCTTTTATCTCTCCATTTATTAATATTCCTTCTAATCGCACTGTTGAAATTAGCTTTGATGTAGCTTATGGCTTCGATGAAGATAAATTACCTGATTCACTGGAAATTTCGTATTCTACTGATGCAGGAGATAAATTCAAAACACTATGGAAAAAAGGAGGATATGATATAAGAACTGCTGTCAATCAGAAAAACACTTTTACTCCTTCATCTTCTCAATGGAAATCGTATAAACTTTACTTGGAAGTTGAAGGTGATAGTCGTTTCATACAGTTTAAGTTTCAAAACATAGGAGCAAATAACAACAATTTGTACTTAGATAACTTGCAAATCCGTCAAGCAACTGATTTACAAGCTCCTGTTGTAGATTTTGATATCAGTTATCCTCTACTTCTTCTTTCAGAAACAGGATATCTTTATTCTCAATCAGAATTTGGTGTAGATTTTACTTGGACAGTTGCAGGAAATACAAATCTACAAACAACAGGTATTTCTCCTCAAATTAACTTTACACAAGAAGGTCTTTATGATGTTACCCTCCAAGTGAGCAATACTATAGCTACTAAAGAACGTACAGAATCAGATGCGATTAAAGTTGTGGAGGGAAGCAGAGTAACGAATATTAGTCCTAAAAATGTCATTGATGAAGAAATTAATGGCAAAGCCCTTGCAGGACATGATGAGCAAGCCACAATACATAAAGCCGAGTTTTTCAATGGTTTAGGAGTAGGCAGAAAACTATATGCCGTCGATATTTTCTTTGCTGATGCAGATATTAGCAACCCAAATGAAACGTTTGATGTTGTTTTGTGGTCAGTAGATAATGATGGAAAACCAAGTGAGGAACTCTATCGCCAAAATGTATCTTATTCTCTCATTGAAAAAGATATTTTTGAGAGAAAGCAATTTACAAGAGTCGTTCTTGATGAGCCTCAAAGTATTCCTAATCAGATTTTTGCTGGAGTGGCTTTAGAGTATGAAAGTGGAAATACTTTTTCCATCTTTACAGAAAAAAAACAAGAGGGTAAGGGATGGGAACAGAAATCGAACAATGACTGGCTGGCTTACTCTACAAGTCGTGGACAAAACTATTCAAATGCAATTTCTATTGTTGTATCTCCAGAAGGCGTTTTGGGAACAGATAACAACCTAGATGACCAAATCAAGCTCTACCCAAATCCAAACAATGGCAATTTTCAGCTAGAAACTCAAAACATAGGTATTGAATCTGTTGAAGTCTATAATTCTATTGGACAAAGAGTATATCAAAAAGCTATTCCAAATGCGTTTCTATCTACCTTCGAAATCCAGCTTCATCGTCCTTCCAATGGAATGTATTTAGTCAAGATACAAACACATAAAGGTGTGATTACACGCAAAATCATCATTCAAAATTAG